One genomic segment of Colias croceus chromosome 16, ilColCroc2.1 includes these proteins:
- the LOC123698637 gene encoding WD repeat-containing protein 61-like, translating into MPAESLYSLYCKKENAHEDPIYCIVWTTIKPTVDSNATPQEYVISGGLDGYVKIWKVVDKEFELFHLLDDHELAIISIATSPDGRTIATTSMDFHLMLWDTLSGNKIRHVMNTGPDIWKVKFSPDGNFIVASGHCGKLAVYSIEQDSITQYLDTREMFAVCVAWSGNGKHIASGSINGKTCIFNVAQSKLVHCLDSHTHTITSIDFSPNSKLLATGSKDGYLKLFDVASGNNLYSHHIKHWVLIVNFSPDGKRIVFGNSGGQVVITTVDGLKVIYSFNEHSKMVFGAQFNRKGNKVASISKDRSICLYECPVPKSEDKLN; encoded by the exons ATGCCGGCGGAATCATTG taTTCCCTATATTGTAAAAAAGAGAACGCACATGAAGATCCTATTTACTGCATTGTTTGGACAACAATAAAACCAACTGTTGATTCTAA tgCAACACCCCAAGAATATGTAATATCTGGAGGACTTGATGGATATGTAAAGATATGGAAAGTGGTTGATAAGGAGTTTGAACTATTTCACCTCCTGGACGACCATGAGCTAGCTATCATATCCATAGCAACTAGCCCAGATGGACGTA CAATCGCAACAACCTCAATGGACTTCCACTTGATGCTATGGGATACACTGTCTGGCAACAAGATACGGCATGTAATGAATACAGGACCCGACATTTGGAAGGTGAAATTCTCGCCTGATGGCAATTTCATCGTAGCCAGTGGACACTGTGGCAAGCTGGCTGTGTACAGTATTGAGCAAGACAGCATTACGCAGTATCTTGATACGAGGGAGATGTTTGCTGTGTGCGTCGCTTGG aGTGGAAACGGTAAGCACATTGCTAGTGGTTCAATAAATGGGAAAACTTGCATCTTCAACGTCGCCCAGAGCAAGTTGGTACATTGCTTGgattcacacacacacacaatcaCAAGCATTGATTTCTCACCCAACTCCAAATTACTTGCCACTGGCTCTAAAGATGGATATTTGAAGCTTTTTGATGT AGCCAGCGGCAATAATCTATACAGTCATCACATAAAGCATTGGGTGCTTATTGTGAACTTTTCGCCGGATGGGAAGCGAATAGTCTTCGGGAACTCTGGTGGTCAGGTCGTTATCACAACGGTTGATGGATTGAAGGTCATTTACAGTTTCAATGAGCATTCTAAAATG GTTTTTGGAGCTCAATTCAACCGCAAAGGAAACAAAGTTGCTTCTATATCTAAAGATCGATCtatatgtttgtatgaatGCCCTGTACCAAAGTCtgaagataaattaaattaa